A window of the Macadamia integrifolia cultivar HAES 741 unplaced genomic scaffold, SCU_Mint_v3 scaffold170, whole genome shotgun sequence genome harbors these coding sequences:
- the LOC122064644 gene encoding vesicle transport protein GOT1-like, with the protein MVSFEMNDRKKIGLGLTGFGIFFSFLGIIFFFDKGFLAMGNILFLSGLMLTIGLKSTMQFFMKRQNYKGTISFGSGFFFILVGWPILGMMFEAYGFIVLFSGFWPTLAVFVQRIPILGWVFQQPFVTSFFDRYRSRRVPV; encoded by the exons AGATCGGGCTAGGATTGACAGGGTTTGGcatatttttctcatttctgggaattattttcttctttgacaAGGGATTTCTTGCCATGGGTAAT ATACTCTTCTTGTCAGGGTTGATGTTAACTATTGGACTGAAGTCCACCATGCAGTTCTTCATGAAACGCCAGAACTACAAG GGTACAATCTCATTTGGTTCtggcttcttcttcatccttgtTGGGTGGCCTATCCTAGGCATGATGTTTGAAGCATATGGGTTCATCGTACTTTTCAG TGGTTTCTGGCCTACACTGGCAGTTTTTGTTCAAAGGATACCAATTCTTGGTTGGGTGTTCCAACAGCCATTTGTAACTTCG TTCTTCGATAGGTACAGGTCTAGACGTGTGCCTGTATGA
- the LOC122064639 gene encoding photosynthetic NDH subunit of subcomplex B 3, chloroplastic produces the protein MAAPALQVHFASLSFKLRETSVAQSSNYQKPISFPSLKKSISLSRAINPSESAPSTSALEKPEIELEFIGPKPGSDGSYPVERASAISGEKLLRNIMLDNKIELYATYGKVMNCGGGGSCGTCIVEVIDGEDLLNERTNTELRYLKKKPQSWRLACQTIVGNKENSGKVVIQRLPQWKK, from the exons atggCTGCCCCTGCCTTGCAAGTGCATTTCGCCTCTCTATCCTTCAAACTCAGAGAAACCTCTGTAGCTCAATCATCGAATTACCAAAAACCTATATCGTTTCCCTCCTTGAAGAAATCCATTTCACTTTCTCGCGCCATAAATCCGTCGGAATCGGCACCCTCGACGTCTGCACTTGAAAAGCCTGAAATCGAGCTCGAATTCATAGGA CCAAAACCAGGGTCGGATGGATCGTATCCAGTAGAGAGGGCTTCGGCGATCAGTGGAGAGAAGTTGCTGAGGAATATCATGCTGGATAACAAGATAGAGCTCTACGCTACCTAT GGGAAAGTGATGAACTGTGGAGGTGGTGGAAGCTGTGGAACCTGCATTGTAGAg GTTATTGACGGCGAGGATTTGTTGAACGAAAGAACAAACACTGAACTCCGTTACTTAAAGAAG AAACCCCAGTCTTGGAGACTTGCTTGTCAAACTATTGTTGGGAACAAGGAGAATTCTGGAAAG GTTGTCATCCAGAGATTGCCCCAGTGGAAGAAATGA
- the LOC122064621 gene encoding katanin p60 ATPase-containing subunit A1, whose product MVGTLAGLQEHVKLAKDYALEGLYDTAIIFFDGAIAQINKHLSTLDDPLIQAKWMSVKKSLSEEIDIVKQLDAERRAFKEIPGTRRSSSPPINVKSSFVFQPLDEFPTSSGAPMDDPDVWRPPTRDTASRRPTRAGQVGMRKSPQDATWARGASTKAGTSGRGAKTSSSTRTGSGVRASTASGPGRKGNASGKSNSSKTESANGDAEDGKTRREYEGPDPDLAAMLERDVLETSPGVRWDDVAGLNEAKRLLEEAVVLPLWMPEYFQGIRRPWKGVLMFGPPGTGKTLLAKAVATECGTTFFNVSSATLASKWRGESERMVRCLFDLARAYAPSTIFIDEIDSLCNARGASGEHESSRRVKSELLVQVDGVSNSSTGEDGNRKIVMVLAATNFPWDIDEALRRRLEKRIYIPLPNFESRKELIKINLKTVEVAPDVNIDEVARRTEGYSGDDLTNVCRDASLNGMRRKIAGKTRDEIKNMAKDDISKDPVAMCDFEEAITKVQRSVSAADIERHEKWFSEFGSA is encoded by the exons ATGGTTGGGACTCTTGCAGGCTTGCAAGAGCATGTCAAATTAGCCAAGGACTACGCCCTTGAAGGCCTCTATGACACAGCAATCATATTCTTCGATGGCGCCATTGCTCAGATCAACAA GCATTTGAGTACACTTGACGATCCTTTAATCCAAGCGAAATGGATGAGTGTGAAGAAAAGTCTATCAGAGGAAATAGATATTGTAAAACAGTTGGATGCAGAGAGAAGGGCCTTCAAGGAGATTCCGGGGACCAGACGCTCTTCCTCACCTCCTATTAATGTTAAGTCGTCGTTTGTTTTCCAACCGCTAGATGAATTCCCTACTTCTTCAGGTGCTCCCATGGATGATCCTGATGTTTGGAGACCTCCAACTCGAGACACAGCAAGCAGGAGGCCTACGAGAGCTGGCCAAGTGGGTATGAGGAAGTCACCGCAAGATGCTACTTGGGCTCGTGGTGCTTCGACAAAAGCAGGTACAAGTGGTCGTGGAGCAAAGACTAGTTCTTCAACTAGAACTGGCTCTGGAGTCAGAGCATCCACTGCTTCTGGGCCTGGGAGAAAAGGCAATGCCTCTGGCAAATCCAACTCCAGCAAGACAGAGTCAGCG AATGGCGATGCTGAagatggaaaaacaagaagggaatATGAAGGACCTGATCCAGATTTGGCCGCAATGCTTGAAAGGGATGTGTTGGAGACAAGCCCTGGAGTTAGATGGGATGATGTTGCAGGGCTGAATGAAGCCAAAAGACTTCTGGAAGAAGCTGTTGTACTTCCTCTGTGGATGCCTGAGTATTTCCAG GGAATTAGGAGGCCATGGAAAGGTGTTCTTATGTTTGGCCCACCTGGTACTGGGAAGACTCTTTTGGCTAAGGCAGTTGCTACAGAATGCGGAACAACATTTTTCAATGTTTCTTCTGCTACCTTAGCTTCGAAGTGGCGTGGTGAGAGTGAGCGCATGGTTCGGTGCTTGTTTGATCTTGCAAGAGCTTATGCTCCCAGTACAATTTTCATTGATGAGATTGATTCTCTTTGCAATGCTCGAGG GGCTTCAGGAGAGCATGAATCATCCAGAAGGGTGAAGTCAGAACTTCTAGTACAAGTAGATGGTGTTAGTAACAGCTCTACTGGTGAAGATGGTAACCGCAAAATAGTGATGGTCTTGGCAGCTACCAACTTTCCTTGGGATATCGACGAGGCTCTAAG GAGGAGGCTGGAAAAGCGAATATATATTCCTCTTCCAAATTTTGAGAGTCGGAAGGAGCTTATAAAGATTAACCTTAAAACTGTTGAG GTGGCTCCTGATGTAAACATTGATGAAGTGGCCCGTCGAACAGAAGGGTACAGTGGAGATGATCTCACAAATGTTTGCCGCGATGCTTCCTTGAATGGCATGAGGCGTAAGATAGCAGGTAAGACTCGTGATGAGATCAAGAACATGGCAAAGGATGACATCTCAAAGGACCCAGTTGCCATGTGTGACTTTGAAGAAGCTATAACCAAGGTCCAACGAAGTGTTTCTGCTGCGGATATTGAACGCCATGAGAAGTGGTTTTCAGAGTTTGGGTCAGCATAA
- the LOC122064631 gene encoding uncharacterized protein LOC122064631 isoform X1, whose product MGKLCMISVFSNFTFPFLILVFCLLFGSRRADFPNAFKGIGCDLINCGEGTCNSSGSSFLGFECECNPGWNKIQIGSLSFSSCVVPNCTVDFGCGSNTPTPPPPPPPASLFPPLNFSDHCALTWCGDGTCIANETGHICSCHEGSYNLFNNTSLACFKQCSFGADCTSLGFNLSRPSPSSNSSSSVLAQNGMPPPSPSSSDSTDWTRNGASGKPSWWRTLFALTMPLIAAIFIYWA is encoded by the exons ATGGGGAAACTCTGTATGATTTCCGTTTTCTCTAACTTTACTTTCCCTTTTCTTATTCTTGTATTTTGTTTACTCTTTGGCAGTCGCAGGGCCGACTTTCCCAACGCTTTCAAGG GTATTGGATGCGATTTGATAAATTGTGGGGAAGGAACTTGCAACTCTTCTGGTAGCTCCTTTCTGGGCTTCGAGTGTGAGTGCAATCCTGGATGGAATAAGATTCAGATTGGATCTTTGTCCTTCTCCTCTTGTGTTGTTCCCAact GCACAGTTGACTTTGGATGTGGTAGCAATACTCCTActccaccacctcctcctcctccagcTTCTCTGTTTCCACCATTGAATTTTTCAGACC ATTGTGCATTGACATGGTGTGGCGATGGAACCTGCATAGCAAATGAAACTGGGCACATCTGCAGTTGCCATGAAGGTTCATATAATTTGTTCAATAATACAAGCTTAGCTTGTTTCAAACAAT gctctTTCGGGGCAGATTGTACGAGCCTTGGGTTTAATCTTTCACGTCCAAGTCCCAGTTCCAATTCCAGTTCATCTGTCTTAGCACAAAACGGTATGCCACCTCCAAGTCCAAGTAGTTCTGATTCAACTGACTGGACCAGAAATG GAGCTAGTGGAAAACCCAGTTGGTGGAGGACTCTATTTGCACTGACCATGCCACTGATCGCAGCTATATTTATCTACTGGGCATAA
- the LOC122064631 gene encoding uncharacterized protein LOC122064631 isoform X2, whose product MGKLCMISVFSNFTFPFLILVFCLLFGSRRADFPNAFKGIGCDLINCGEGTCNSSGSSFLGFECECNPGWNKIQIGSLSFSSCVVPNCTVDFGCGSNTPTPPPPPPPASLFPPLNFSDHCALTWCGDGTCIANETGHICSCHEGSYNLFNNTSLACFKQCSFGADCTSLGFNLSRPSPSSNSSSSVLAQNGASGKPSWWRTLFALTMPLIAAIFIYWA is encoded by the exons ATGGGGAAACTCTGTATGATTTCCGTTTTCTCTAACTTTACTTTCCCTTTTCTTATTCTTGTATTTTGTTTACTCTTTGGCAGTCGCAGGGCCGACTTTCCCAACGCTTTCAAGG GTATTGGATGCGATTTGATAAATTGTGGGGAAGGAACTTGCAACTCTTCTGGTAGCTCCTTTCTGGGCTTCGAGTGTGAGTGCAATCCTGGATGGAATAAGATTCAGATTGGATCTTTGTCCTTCTCCTCTTGTGTTGTTCCCAact GCACAGTTGACTTTGGATGTGGTAGCAATACTCCTActccaccacctcctcctcctccagcTTCTCTGTTTCCACCATTGAATTTTTCAGACC ATTGTGCATTGACATGGTGTGGCGATGGAACCTGCATAGCAAATGAAACTGGGCACATCTGCAGTTGCCATGAAGGTTCATATAATTTGTTCAATAATACAAGCTTAGCTTGTTTCAAACAAT gctctTTCGGGGCAGATTGTACGAGCCTTGGGTTTAATCTTTCACGTCCAAGTCCCAGTTCCAATTCCAGTTCATCTGTCTTAGCACAAAACG GAGCTAGTGGAAAACCCAGTTGGTGGAGGACTCTATTTGCACTGACCATGCCACTGATCGCAGCTATATTTATCTACTGGGCATAA